From a region of the uncultured Desulfatiglans sp. genome:
- a CDS encoding MarR family, EPS-associated transcriptional regulator, protein MNRYLPGAYEQEIHLRLLRIIAEADRSLTQREMSRLAGISIGKTNYCIRALIQKGMVKAQRFKNAKAKAAYIYKLTPAGLEEKLRLAAAFLKRKLREYEALRREIESLQEEVHPSKEQQDS, encoded by the coding sequence ATGAACAGATACCTCCCGGGCGCCTATGAGCAGGAAATTCACCTGCGGCTGCTTCGGATCATCGCCGAGGCCGACCGTAGTTTGACCCAGCGGGAGATGTCGCGGCTGGCAGGTATCAGTATAGGCAAGACGAACTACTGTATCAGGGCCCTGATTCAAAAGGGCATGGTAAAAGCCCAGCGCTTCAAAAACGCCAAGGCCAAAGCAGCCTATATCTATAAACTGACCCCGGCCGGCCTCGAAGAAAAGCTGCGCCTCGCTGCAGCCTTTCTGAAACGCAAACTGCGCGAGTACGAAGCCCTTAGAAGGGAGATCGAGTCCTTGCAAGAGGAAGTCCACCCTTCCAAAGAGCAACAAGACAGCTGA
- a CDS encoding hypothetical protein (Evidence 5 : Unknown function), with protein sequence MEWGRIGRIDERRGQRLIALPPGKLLMLLAFGSILGGTTILFGTAAQLGVNADSFLKAAAIGASCAFLTPVGHQNNTLILGAGGFGFGDYWRMGLPTDILMVCIGVPMLLWVWPL encoded by the coding sequence ATGGAATGGGGCCGGATCGGCCGGATAGATGAACGTCGAGGCCAAAGACTGATCGCACTGCCGCCAGGAAAGCTCTTGATGCTGCTTGCCTTCGGCTCGATCCTGGGGGGGACGACGATCCTGTTCGGCACGGCGGCCCAGCTCGGGGTGAACGCCGACAGCTTCCTGAAGGCGGCTGCCATCGGGGCGTCCTGCGCGTTCCTGACGCCCGTCGGACATCAGAACAACACGCTGATCCTGGGTGCTGGGGGTTTCGGGTTCGGGGATTACTGGCGGATGGGGCTGCCGACCGATATCCTGATGGTCTGCATCGGCGTGCCGATGCTCCTGTGGGTTTGGCCCCTATGA
- a CDS encoding hypothetical protein (Evidence 5 : Unknown function) yields MARIYCHGQGGNVKFKRLPGWIKGGMVFCGKVKKECWHYTLDNEPYPDLYFDFPVR; encoded by the coding sequence ATGGCGAGAATTTATTGCCATGGACAGGGCGGAAATGTCAAGTTTAAAAGGCTGCCGGGGTGGATTAAAGGCGGGATGGTTTTCTGCGGCAAGGTGAAAAAGGAGTGTTGGCACTATACGCTCGACAACGAGCCGTATCCGGATCTATATTTTGACTTTCCAGTGCGTTAG
- a CDS encoding Caspase domain-containing protein gives MANKALLVGVNRYRLPGADLQGCVNDVTNVRDVLLKYFGFTVKQVRVLVDARATKAAIFKRLEWLVKGVKAGDRLLFHFSGHGSQIRDRSGDELKDRLDEILCPHDMDWDGTYIIDDELKTFFGKVPTGVRLDVLLDCCHSGTGTREAFAMAALPEERAFRPRFLPPPIDILCRQMDEEEDLQVRRLLKATNPANHALFAGCRDNQTSADAYIEGSYNGAFTYYFCKHLRDTQGNLARSELMKRLRASLKFEGYSQVPQLECQAARRKKRLLD, from the coding sequence ATGGCCAATAAAGCGCTTCTCGTTGGTGTGAATCGGTACAGGCTTCCCGGTGCGGATCTTCAAGGGTGCGTCAACGATGTGACCAATGTCCGGGATGTCCTGCTCAAGTACTTCGGCTTCACGGTGAAGCAGGTCCGCGTGCTGGTAGACGCGCGGGCGACCAAGGCGGCGATCTTCAAGCGGCTTGAATGGCTGGTCAAGGGGGTCAAGGCGGGGGACCGGCTGCTCTTTCACTTCTCGGGGCACGGGTCGCAGATCCGGGATCGAAGCGGAGACGAGTTGAAGGACCGGCTGGACGAGATCCTCTGCCCGCACGACATGGACTGGGACGGCACCTACATCATCGACGACGAACTGAAGACCTTTTTCGGGAAGGTGCCGACGGGGGTGCGGTTGGATGTCTTGCTGGACTGCTGCCATTCGGGGACCGGCACGCGGGAGGCCTTTGCGATGGCGGCGCTTCCCGAGGAGCGGGCGTTCCGGCCGCGGTTCCTGCCGCCGCCGATCGACATCCTGTGCCGTCAGATGGACGAAGAGGAAGACCTCCAGGTCAGGCGTCTGCTGAAGGCGACGAACCCTGCCAATCATGCCCTGTTTGCCGGATGCCGGGACAATCAGACCTCGGCCGACGCCTACATCGAGGGATCCTACAACGGGGCGTTCACGTATTATTTCTGCAAGCACCTGCGCGACACGCAGGGCAATCTTGCAAGGTCCGAGCTGATGAAGCGGCTGCGGGCCTCGTTGAAGTTCGAGGGGTACAGCCAGGTCCCGCAGTTGGAGTGCCAGGCGGCGCGGCGCAAGAAGCGGCTGCTCGACTGA